In Actinomyces radicidentis, one genomic interval encodes:
- the purH gene encoding bifunctional phosphoribosylaminoimidazolecarboxamide formyltransferase/IMP cyclohydrolase — protein sequence MSEKSVPTAHVPTEGLVNPEQVPVKRALVSVYDKTGLTDLARALVDAGVEIVSTGSTARTIADAGLPVTGVEDVTGFPECLEGRVKTLHPRVHAGILADRRKAEHMAQLDELDVTPIDLVVVNLYPFTDTVASGAPFDACVEQIDIGGPSMVRAAAKNHPAVAVVTDPAEYDAVAKAVAEGGFSLAQRRELAAKAFAHTAAYDAAVATWFAQQIESDRASSAEDGAAPAAPALPEYVGAAYERLAPLRYGENPAQAAAVYTTPGVTGGVANARQLHGKAMSYNNYTDTDVAVRAAYDHGDAVTVAVVKHANPCGIAISASGDVAEAHRKAHACDPVSAYGGVIATNSTVTVEMARQIKPIFTEVVAAPAFEDEAARILSTKKNLRVLVIEPPARDGLEIKQVSGGAVIQERDSYQAGDDDPAAWELVSGEAADESTLADLRFAWETIRAVRSNAILLAKDGATVGVGMGQVNRVDSCRLAVERANTLGLRSTGDAAADKKETGAVGGADASEILDAQAPERARGAVAASDAFFPFADGLQVLIDAGVSAVVQPGGSIRDEEVIEAAKAAGVTMYLTRNRHFAH from the coding sequence ATGAGCGAGAAGTCCGTCCCCACCGCCCACGTCCCCACCGAGGGTCTCGTCAACCCCGAGCAGGTGCCCGTGAAGCGGGCCCTCGTCTCCGTCTACGACAAGACCGGCCTCACCGACCTCGCCCGCGCCCTCGTCGACGCCGGCGTCGAGATCGTCTCCACCGGATCCACCGCCAGGACCATCGCCGACGCCGGCCTGCCCGTCACCGGCGTCGAGGACGTCACCGGCTTCCCCGAGTGCCTCGAGGGACGCGTCAAGACCCTCCACCCCCGCGTCCACGCCGGCATCCTCGCCGACCGCCGCAAGGCCGAGCACATGGCCCAGCTCGACGAGCTCGACGTCACCCCCATCGACCTCGTCGTCGTCAACCTCTACCCGTTCACGGACACGGTCGCCTCCGGCGCGCCCTTCGACGCCTGCGTCGAGCAGATCGACATCGGCGGCCCCTCGATGGTCCGCGCCGCCGCGAAGAACCACCCGGCCGTCGCCGTCGTCACCGACCCCGCCGAGTACGACGCCGTCGCCAAGGCCGTCGCCGAGGGCGGCTTCTCGCTGGCGCAGCGCCGCGAGCTCGCCGCCAAGGCCTTCGCCCACACCGCCGCCTACGACGCCGCCGTCGCCACCTGGTTCGCCCAGCAGATCGAGTCCGACCGAGCCTCCTCCGCCGAGGACGGCGCCGCCCCGGCCGCCCCGGCCCTGCCCGAGTACGTCGGCGCCGCCTACGAGCGCCTCGCCCCGCTGCGCTACGGCGAGAACCCCGCCCAGGCCGCCGCCGTCTACACGACGCCCGGCGTCACCGGGGGAGTGGCGAACGCCCGCCAGCTCCACGGCAAGGCCATGAGCTACAACAACTACACGGATACCGACGTCGCCGTCCGCGCCGCCTACGACCACGGCGACGCCGTCACCGTCGCCGTCGTCAAGCACGCGAACCCCTGCGGCATCGCCATCTCGGCCTCCGGGGACGTCGCCGAGGCCCACCGCAAGGCCCACGCCTGCGACCCCGTCTCCGCCTACGGCGGCGTCATCGCCACCAACTCCACGGTCACCGTGGAGATGGCCCGTCAGATCAAGCCGATCTTCACCGAGGTCGTCGCCGCCCCCGCCTTCGAGGACGAGGCCGCCCGGATCCTCTCCACGAAGAAGAACCTGCGCGTCCTCGTCATCGAGCCCCCGGCCCGCGACGGCCTCGAGATCAAGCAGGTCTCCGGCGGCGCCGTCATCCAGGAGCGCGACTCCTACCAGGCCGGCGACGACGACCCGGCCGCCTGGGAGCTCGTCTCCGGCGAGGCCGCGGACGAGTCCACCCTCGCCGACCTGCGCTTCGCCTGGGAGACCATCCGCGCCGTGCGCTCCAACGCCATCCTGCTCGCCAAGGACGGCGCGACCGTCGGCGTCGGCATGGGGCAGGTCAACCGCGTCGACTCCTGCAGGCTCGCCGTCGAGCGCGCCAACACCCTGGGCCTGCGCTCCACGGGCGACGCCGCGGCCGACAAGAAGGAGACCGGCGCCGTCGGCGGGGCCGACGCCTCCGAGATCCTCGACGCCCAGGCGCCCGAGCGCGCCCGCGGCGCCGTCGCGGCCTCCGACGCCTTCTTCCCCTTCGCCGACGGCCTCCAGGTCCTCATCGACGCCGGTGTCTCCGCCGTCGTCCAGCCCGGCGGGTCCATCCGCGACGAGGAGGTCATCGAGGCCGCCAAGGCGGCCGGCGTCACGATGTACCTCACGCGCAACCGCCACTTCGCGCACTGA